In a genomic window of Schistocerca gregaria isolate iqSchGreg1 chromosome 5, iqSchGreg1.2, whole genome shotgun sequence:
- the LOC126273281 gene encoding trypsin delta-like has translation MAISDSFPLGANIQVVSLAAADYESPGGLTATLTGCGSLTFDGDEACQQLIDSVPTSPLEVTPRMVSAGEAGRAACVSDAGGPLVSAGTQVGVTSLGVFSVCENSGTTFANVGSLDYQPH, from the exons ATGGcg ATCTCTGACTCGTTTCCTCTGGGAGCCAACATCCAGGTGGTGAGCCTCGCCGCCGCGGACTACGAATCACCTGGCGGCCTCACCGCGACGCTGACCGGCTGCGGCTCGCTCACGTTCGACGGCGACGAG GCCTGCCAGCAGCTCATCGACTCGGTGCCGACGTCGCCGCTGGAGGTGACGCCGCGCATGGTGTCCGCCGGAGAGGCTGGGCGGGCGGCCTGCGTGAGCGACGCTGGGGGGCCGCTGGTCAGCGCCGGGACGCAGGTCGGCGTCACCTCGCTAGGCGTGTTCTCCGTCTGCGAGAACTCGGGCACCACCTTTGCCAACGTCGGCAGCCTGGATTACCAACCACACTAA